In the genome of Paraburkholderia azotifigens, the window CACACGCGGTGCCCGGGCGTGGAATCCGAGCCCGTCGGTGCCGGACGCGCGTTTTATCCGGGATGCGACGACCTACAATGCGCGCCCAGCACGCACCGACGACGGGAAACAAATTGCGATGACATTCCATGGTCAGCCTGGCAACCTCACCTTTTACTACTCCGACTAGGGACGGCTTCGGCGCAACCTGCTCGTCTCGCGCATGATGCATTTGCTCTGGATTGACCCGCTCACTTTGATGCAGTCATGAAAGAGAACGTCTCGTTGCGCCTATTCGCCCCACGTCGAACTGGTCGCTCGTGGCGCATATTCGACAGCGGCACGACGGCCGCAAAGGCCGGCACTGGCGCTGGCCAGTTGGCATCTCCGCGGATCTGCCCGTTGCGCCTCCGGAAGCGCCATTTAGAATGCCTGGTCCCGAACGGCAGAAGAGGGATTTGGCGCGTGCTTGACGCTGGAAGCAGTCATTGATCGACCGTTATCGACACGGCAGCGCCGATGATCGGAATGGTCGATTATTTGTCCGCGAGTGGCTCTATCGCGCGACCGCTCGACGATACCCGCCCCTGCAACTCTGACGGTTCGACCGACAGCAACGGGTCGTGGAGACCCATTCATTGACGGTGGGAAGCGTCATCCGCCGGTGCCAGTTTGCGAATGGCAGCAACCCGACCTGAAGCAGACTCACGACTCGTATCGCCGAGCGTCAGCTATGGCCGATAAGCAACACTTCACCGTCGGGAGTGGAATGGCCGGTTCCTGAGCGCAGCCGATTTTCTGAAGATCCGAACGACGATGCTAGTAAAGTGCGCTCCATCGCTGAGCCGTAACGACGTGCGTCGTCCGCCGAACCTGGAGGTGCGTCTTCGTGATTGGCTGGGACCAAGGCGCTGCGGCGCGACTCTCACTAAAAGTGAGTTCTGCCTCCATAGGCACTTCGAAACCAGAATTGTTTGTTCAAACTTGCATCTGGATCAAATCTATTTGTTCGATCGTGCCTGTGAGGCCGTACTGACGGCGCGCCAAGGAGACGGCGATTTCGTTCATCTGATTACGATACTTTTGGCTTGTCTTGGATCAATTTCTTTGAGCGCGGATGTGCCTGGAAAGTTGCATTGAAACAATGATCTGTTTCCATGTCAGATTTAATTGTCGCTGTCTTTTCGCGTGTGGCCGGGCGTCAGATCAGGTTTGTTTGTCTAAATTCGGCATGTCAGGTTTGTTTGTCGCGGAACAGGTTTCGTTTGTACGTCACCACCGCCCGCCGACACCCTTGCCACCCCACCCATCTCTCATGATATATTACATATCAACGCATCCGAATTCGGAAGCACCGAATGACGACGCAACCGGTCTCAGGCAGAAAGATTCGTTCATGCGCGCACACCGCGCCCAATCCGGACTTCACAATGTTCGATCCGTCGCTGCTTGGCCGTCTGTCCTTCACACACGCCGATGCCGTCAAGGGTGCATTGCCGCCCGGCCGCAACCGGCTTGGCATCGCTGGTGATCGCGATGCGATCCTGTACGTGCCGCGCGGCCTCGAACCGAATGAGCCCGTGCCGCTTTTCGTGATGTTCCATGGCGCGGGCGGCTTCCCGGAAAAGGTTCTGCCCTACATCGAAGAGCACGCGGAGCGCGACAGATTCCTCGTGCTCGCGCCGCATTCGCTGTATCCGACGTGGGACATCGTGATCGGCGGCAGCGGCCCGGATCTGGAGCGGCTCGACCGCGCACTCGTCGAAGTGACCTCGCGTTATACGATCGATCGCGCTCGTCTCGCCTTCGCGGGCTTCTCGGACGGCGCGAGTTACGCGCTGTCGATGGGCATCACGAACGGCGACATCGCGAGCCACGTGATCGCATTCTCGGGCGGCTTCATGTCGGTGTTCACACAGGAAGGCGCACCGAAGGTTTTTATCGCGCACGGCATGCGCGACGAACAGCTGCCTGTCGAAACCAGCGGGCGCGCGAACGCCTCGAAGCTGAAAGCAGCAGGCTACGACGTGCAATACATCGAATTCAACGGACTGCATGCCATTCAGCCTGCCGTCGTCGGCATGGCCGTGCAGTTCTTTCTCGGTTAGCGGGCGGCGCGTTGCTGCCGTGAAGCCGCGTCATCATCAGATATGAGTGCGTCTATGGACTTTGAAATACCGGAATCGCTGGTGCATCCGCTGCTCGCGATGATCGAATCGGGATCGCCGCTCGCAAGACAACTCAATCAGCACGGCGCGTGTCACGGCAGCATGGTCGTGTCGAGCAAGCTGTTCGATTCCAGGTCGTTGAATACGCTCTATTCGCTCAGCAAAGCAAACGACGAGCGCGCGCTGATGTTCCAGATGCTCGCGCTCGACAACATCTACAACGCGCCGCAAGCGCGCACGATCCCGAGCCTCGAACAACTGGTGGCTGGCCTGATCGCGTATCTGACGCGCGATGCGATCGACGGCTGGCTATATGGCCGCGCGAAGGACGGCACGCTGCTGCCGTGGCTCGTGCGCCGCATGCGCCTCGTCGAACCCGATCAGGGCACACCGTACGTCGTGATCGATATGCTCGCGAACACGATGCAATCCGCGAATTCGGAACGTACCGAGCATCATTTGCGGCTCTCGGGCATGACCACGTCGCTCGTGATCAACCGGCACGATATCGTCGACCGCACGATTCCCGAGCTGCTGGCCGAGTTCGGTTTCTACAAGGAATGCTCCGAGTTCAAGCTCGAATACGAGCGGCATGCGGAGCGTTTTCTGCAGTTCCAGCCGCGTTTCGGCGCGCAGTTCGTGGTATCGAAGGCCGCTTATACAGTCGATGCAAAAAGCGGCGCCGAGCTGATCCGCATTCCTGACGGCGTGAGCGCGAAATGCGTGAACGATGAAGAGACGCTGGAAAGGCGCTTTCAGGCGACGGCCGACGCCGGCTTCTGGCGCGGCGCGAGCATCGACAGCGGGTTCGACAAGGTGCCGCTGCATTGCTACGTGTGCCTGTTTCATCTGGAATGGCACCGCGATATCTGGGTGCATGTGCAGCACATCGACGAATATCGCTATCAACCCGAACTGCGCGACAAGCTGGTGTTGCCGGATCATCATCGCGATCTGATCGACATTCTGACGTCGAAGACCAATGTGTTCGTGCAGGATTTCGTGCCGGGCAAATCGGGCGGCACGACGATTCTTTGCCAGGGCGCGCCTGGGCTCGGCAAGACGTTGACGGCCGAAGTCTATTCGGAAGTCGTCGGCAAGCCGCTGTATCGCGTGCATTCGGGGCAACTCGGAACGACGGCGGCGTCGGTGGGCGCGGCGCTGTCAGGCATCCTGCAACGCGCGACGCGCTGGGGCGCGATCCTGCTGCTCGATGAAGCCGACGTCTACATCCGGCGCCGCGATAACGACCTCGAGCACAACGCGATTGTCGCGGAGTTCCTGCGCACGCTCGAGTACTTCAACGGCCTGCTGTTCATGACGACCAACCGCATCGACGATGTCGACGATGCGATCCTGTCGCGCTGCATCGCGAAGATTCACTACGAAACGCCGCCGCGCGCGGACGCGATGCGCTTGTGGAAGCTCCTCGCCGAACAGCTGGGCGCCGATCTCGGCGACGACCTGATCGAAACCTTGACGAACACCTGGCCGCATTCGAGCGGGCGAGACATCAAGGAACTGCTGAAGCTGACCACGCGCTACTGCCGCGCCAAGGAGATTCCGCTGTCGTTGGACGCGTTCAGAATCTGTGCATCGTTTCGCGGTCACGCATGAGGCTGCGAAATCAGCCGGCGCGCACCTTCACGTAACGGCCAGGCGCGGGTTCGATGGGCTTGTGCTTCGCGCTGCCGGGCGCGGTGCGTGCCTTCACTTCGTCGCCCGCATGCTGCGTGACCCAGCGGATCCAGTGATTCCACCAGCTGCCCGATTGCCGCGTTGCGCCCGTCAGCCATTGCCCCGCGTCGCTGCCTGGCGTGCCGCCCGTCCAGTAGCTGCGCCTGTTTTTCGACGCGGGATTGATGACACCGGCGATATGACCGCTCGCACCGAGCACGAACTCCGTTTCACCGCCGAGCAGTTGCGTCGACTGATACGCGGAGCGCCACGGAACGATGTGATCTTCCTCGGTTGCAAGCAGATAGGCAGGCATGTCGATGCGCCCGAGATCCACGGGCGTGCCGCACATCGTCAGCCGGTTCGGCACACGCAGGCTGTTCTCCAGATACATGTTGCGCAGATACCAGCTGTACATCGGGCCGGGCAGATTGGTCGTGTCCGCGTTCCAGTAAAGCAGATCGAATGCGGCGGGCGCCTTGCCCTTCAGATAGTTGTTCACGACGTACGGCCAGATCAGATCGTTGGCGCGCAGCGTCTGAAAGACGAAGCCAAGCTCGCGTCCGGGGTAGAGTCCGCCGCGACCAATCGTATGTTCGCGCATCGACACACCCGCTTCGTCGATGAAGACACCCAGATCGCCGGGATCGCTGAAGTCGAGCAGCGCCGTCAGCAGCGTCGCGCTCGCGACGGTGTCGTCGCCATTCGCGCGCATCACGGCGAGCGCCGATGACAACAACGTGCCGCCGACGCACCAGCCCAACGCATTGACCTTGTCCGCGCGGGCGATCGTGCGCGCGACTTCGAGCGCCTTCATCACGCCGCTCTCGAGATACGCGTCCCATTGCGTATCCGCCATCGTTTCATCGGGATTGCGCCACGACACCAGAAACACCGTCAGCCCCTGTTCGCATGCGAAGCGTACGAACGAGTTGTCCGGTTGCAGATCCAGAATGTAGAACTTGTTGATGCAGGGCGGAACGATCACGAGCGGCCGTCGCGCGACGGTCGGTGTGAGGGGCGCATACTGGATCAGCTGGAACAGCTCGTTCTCGAATACGACCGAGCCTTCCGACGCGGCCACGCTGCGCCCCACTTCGAATGCGCTGCGATCGGTGATCGAAATGCAACCGTCCTTCATGTCTTCCAGCAAGCGGGTCGCGCCCGACACGAGACTGCTGCCGTGGGATTCGAGTGCGTGCTGGATGACTTCGGGATTGGTCGCGGCATAGTTCGTCGGACTGGCGAGGTCGATGAACTGGCGCGTGTAAAAGCGCAGCTTGTGCTTTTCCTTGTCGTCCAGCGTGCTCGCCTCGACCATGTCTTCGAGCATGCGCGCGTTGATCAGGTAGTTCTGCTTGAGCAGGCTGTACCAGCCATTGCTGGACCAGTCTTCCGCATGAAATCTCCGATCCCCATGCTCCGGCTGAACCACGGGCTGCGATGCGGATTTGCCGCCCGCCATGCCCGTCACCATGCTCGTGAACAGGGCGGTCTGCTGGCGCCAGTAATCGGCGCTTGCCTGCGTGAGCGTTTTACGCGTGCCGCCCGGTTCGTTCGATAGCGGCATCGCGCGCCAGAAGTTGAACCCGGCTTTGAACCAGCCCGACGCGAATTCGTCCGGCATGCTAAATGGCATTTTCATGTTGCATCCTGCTGTTACGCATTTACTGCTGCAAGCCCGGCGCTTGCCTTGATTTGCGCCTCGCGCGAAGTCGGCATGACGAGCGCATCGCCGTCGATCACCACCTTGCCGTCGACTTTGCACACGGTCGACAGGACCACGCGGCGTTTGTCGTGGATCAGTTCCTTGATCGTGACTTCGGCCTGTACCGTTTCGCCAGGACGAACGGGCGCCTTGAAGCGCAGGTTTTGTCCCAGATAGATGGTGCCGGGACCTGGCAGGCGCCCGGCGATCGTCGCGGAGATGATGCTCGCCGTCAGCATGCCGTGCGCAATGCGGCCCTTGAAGGGCGTGGTTTGTGCGAACTGCTCATTGATGTGGACCGCGTTGATGTCGCCCGAAGCGCCCGCGAACAACAGGATGTCCGCTTCCGTAATGGTCTTGGCGAACGTGGCAGTCATGCCGGGTTGCAGGTCTTCGAAGTCGTATCCGTTCAGCTCGTTCATGGTTGTTCCTTGCGGCAGGCGCGCGTTTGCACGCGTGATGTGCCGCTGTCGAGCGGCTTTCCGATGTGAGAAAGCAAGGTAGCACGGCAAAAACGGCTTGCTCCCCCCCGGGCGCGGGGGGTATGCGCATCACGCTCTAACGGCGATCGCGCACCGCAATCACGCGATGCTGTGCGACGGCATAGATCGCCGCGTCGTCGTCGGACTGGTTGACGACGTAACCGCCCGTGAACGCACCGAACGCAGGCAGCACGCCGCAGCGCGCGGCAAACCGGAAGCAGGGCACGCGCACGGCATCCGCGCGGCTCGCGATCACGTAGACGGGATGCTGGTGGCCCGCCACCACGTACGCGCCGTCGATGGCCTGCGGATAGTGACATAGCGCCCACGGACCGACTATCCAGGGCTCGAATACCGTTTCGACACCGAGCGACGGCGGCAGCAATCCGGCGTTGCGATCGTGATTTCCTTCGACCATCACGACGCGAAGCGACGCGTGCCGCGCGCGCCATTCGGAGAGCGCGTCCATCGTCTCGCTGCCGAGCGATTCGCGACCGTGCAGCAGATCGCCGAGAAATACGATCGATTCAGGCCGATGCGCGGCGATCAGCGCGTCGAGCCGCGCGAGATCGTCCGTCGTCGCGCCCGCAGGCACGGGCACGCCATGCGCGCGGAACACCGCGTCCTTGCCGAAATGCGCATCTGCGATCAACAGGCATTTCAGTTGCGGATCGAACGCGGCGCGTTGCGCGGACAACAGCAACGGATGACCGCCCGCATCGACGGTGACGGTTTCGAATCTCATCGGCGCGCGGCCTTGTCGAGTTCGGCCAGCATCCGTTCGATGCGGTCCGCGAGCTTTTCCGTGCTGACCTTTTCGCGGATGCGTCCGACAATCAGCGGAAACGCGAACGGCGTCGGCTTTTTCGGGTGCGTCAACGCGAGGCGGCTCGTGCTCATCGCATCGAGCGCACGTTTCATGCGATCGAGTTCCAGTTCCTGCAGCATCACTTCCGTATCGGCCTGCGCGAGCAGCAGGTTGCCGCTGTCGTGCTTGCGAAAGACCTCGTAAAACAGGCCGCTCGACGCCTGCAACTGCCGCGCGCTTTTTTGCTGTCCCGGATGCCCCTGATAGACGAGACCGGCAACGCGCGCGATTTCCCGAAAGCGCCGCATCGCGAGTTCGGATGCGTTGAGGCTGGCCATGATGTCGCCGGCAAGACGCGTCGAGGAAAAGAGGCCTTCTTCGATCAGCGTCGACCAGTCGAAGGGCTGCGACGACAGGAGTTCGAAACCATAGTCGTTGGCGGAGATCGAGAACGTGCCGGGCCGCTCGCGTGCGGCGCGCCAGCCGAGCAGCGACGCGAGACCGATATGCGCGACGCGCCCCGCAAACGGATAGCA includes:
- a CDS encoding alpha/beta hydrolase, which encodes MFDPSLLGRLSFTHADAVKGALPPGRNRLGIAGDRDAILYVPRGLEPNEPVPLFVMFHGAGGFPEKVLPYIEEHAERDRFLVLAPHSLYPTWDIVIGGSGPDLERLDRALVEVTSRYTIDRARLAFAGFSDGASYALSMGITNGDIASHVIAFSGGFMSVFTQEGAPKVFIAHGMRDEQLPVETSGRANASKLKAAGYDVQYIEFNGLHAIQPAVVGMAVQFFLG
- a CDS encoding AAA family ATPase; its protein translation is MDFEIPESLVHPLLAMIESGSPLARQLNQHGACHGSMVVSSKLFDSRSLNTLYSLSKANDERALMFQMLALDNIYNAPQARTIPSLEQLVAGLIAYLTRDAIDGWLYGRAKDGTLLPWLVRRMRLVEPDQGTPYVVIDMLANTMQSANSERTEHHLRLSGMTTSLVINRHDIVDRTIPELLAEFGFYKECSEFKLEYERHAERFLQFQPRFGAQFVVSKAAYTVDAKSGAELIRIPDGVSAKCVNDEETLERRFQATADAGFWRGASIDSGFDKVPLHCYVCLFHLEWHRDIWVHVQHIDEYRYQPELRDKLVLPDHHRDLIDILTSKTNVFVQDFVPGKSGGTTILCQGAPGLGKTLTAEVYSEVVGKPLYRVHSGQLGTTAASVGAALSGILQRATRWGAILLLDEADVYIRRRDNDLEHNAIVAEFLRTLEYFNGLLFMTTNRIDDVDDAILSRCIAKIHYETPPRADAMRLWKLLAEQLGADLGDDLIETLTNTWPHSSGRDIKELLKLTTRYCRAKEIPLSLDAFRICASFRGHA
- the phaC gene encoding class I poly(R)-hydroxyalkanoic acid synthase; the encoded protein is MKMPFSMPDEFASGWFKAGFNFWRAMPLSNEPGGTRKTLTQASADYWRQQTALFTSMVTGMAGGKSASQPVVQPEHGDRRFHAEDWSSNGWYSLLKQNYLINARMLEDMVEASTLDDKEKHKLRFYTRQFIDLASPTNYAATNPEVIQHALESHGSSLVSGATRLLEDMKDGCISITDRSAFEVGRSVAASEGSVVFENELFQLIQYAPLTPTVARRPLVIVPPCINKFYILDLQPDNSFVRFACEQGLTVFLVSWRNPDETMADTQWDAYLESGVMKALEVARTIARADKVNALGWCVGGTLLSSALAVMRANGDDTVASATLLTALLDFSDPGDLGVFIDEAGVSMREHTIGRGGLYPGRELGFVFQTLRANDLIWPYVVNNYLKGKAPAAFDLLYWNADTTNLPGPMYSWYLRNMYLENSLRVPNRLTMCGTPVDLGRIDMPAYLLATEEDHIVPWRSAYQSTQLLGGETEFVLGASGHIAGVINPASKNRRSYWTGGTPGSDAGQWLTGATRQSGSWWNHWIRWVTQHAGDEVKARTAPGSAKHKPIEPAPGRYVKVRAG
- a CDS encoding MaoC family dehydratase, encoding MNELNGYDFEDLQPGMTATFAKTITEADILLFAGASGDINAVHINEQFAQTTPFKGRIAHGMLTASIISATIAGRLPGPGTIYLGQNLRFKAPVRPGETVQAEVTIKELIHDKRRVVLSTVCKVDGKVVIDGDALVMPTSREAQIKASAGLAAVNA
- the pdeM gene encoding ligase-associated DNA damage response endonuclease PdeM, which encodes MRFETVTVDAGGHPLLLSAQRAAFDPQLKCLLIADAHFGKDAVFRAHGVPVPAGATTDDLARLDALIAAHRPESIVFLGDLLHGRESLGSETMDALSEWRARHASLRVVMVEGNHDRNAGLLPPSLGVETVFEPWIVGPWALCHYPQAIDGAYVVAGHQHPVYVIASRADAVRVPCFRFAARCGVLPAFGAFTGGYVVNQSDDDAAIYAVAQHRVIAVRDRR